A single genomic interval of Cygnus olor isolate bCygOlo1 chromosome 17, bCygOlo1.pri.v2, whole genome shotgun sequence harbors:
- the P2RX4 gene encoding P2X purinoceptor 4 isoform X2, with protein MVSCGAVQSFLFEYDTPRIVLIRSRKVGLINRGVQLAILAYVIGWVFVWEKGYQETDSVVSSVTTKVKGVTLTNTSSLGARIWDVADYVIPPQEENSVFVMTNVIFTLNQTQGQCPELPDDKTECGKNNSCVPGYVSTHSNGIQTGKCVNYNDSIKTCEVFAWCPVEDDYHIPKPAFLQGAENFTILVKNNIWYPKFNFTKRNILPTINSTYLKNCIYDSQTDPFCPIFRLGKIVEAAGQNFQEMAVEGGVMGLQIKWDCNLDRAASHCVPKYSFRRLDNKDTAHTVSPGYNFRPWCLPLPILPVLLYPLLCFLLA; from the exons ATGGTGTCGTGCGGGGCCGTGCAGAGTTTTCTCTTCGAGTACGACACCCCCCGCATCGTCCTGATCCGCAGCCGCAAAGTGGGGCTCATCAACCGCGGGGTGCAGCTCGCCATCCTCGCTTACGTGATCGG CTGGGTCTTTGTGTGGGAGAAGGGCTACCAGGAAACAGATTCTGTGGTCAGTTCTGTAACCACAAAGGTGAAAGGAGTAACGCTGACAAACACATCCTCCTTGGGAGCCAGGATCTGGGATGTAGCTGACTATGTCATCCCTCCTCAG GAGGAGAACAGCGTGTTTGTCATGACCAATGTGATATTCACACTAAACCAGACCCAGGGCCAATGTCCAGAG CTTCCAGATGATAAAACAGAGTGCGGCAAGAACAACAGCTGTGTTCCAGGATATGTCAGCACCCACAGCAATG GCATCCAAACCGGGAAATGTGTAAATTACAACGACAGCATCAAGACCTGTGAAGTCTTTGCATGGTGCCCCGTGGAGGATGACTATCACATACCCAA GCCGGCGTTCCTGCAAGGAGCTGAGAACTTCACCATTCTGGTGAAGAACAATATTTGGTATCCCAAATTCAACTTCACCAA ACGAAATATCCTCCCCACTATCAACTCCACTTACCTCAAGAACTGCATCTATGACTCCCAGACAGATCCCTTCTGCCCTATCTTTCGTCTAGGGAAAATAGTTGAAGCTGCAGGGCAGAACTTCCAGGAGATGGCTGTGGAG GGTGGAGTCATGGGGCTGCAGATCAAATGGGACTGCAACCTTGACAGAGCTGCTTCCCACTGCGTGCCGAAATATTCCTTCCGGCGCCTTGACAACAAGGACACTGCCCACACCGTCTCGCCCGGGTACAACTTCAG ACCATGGTGCCTCCCCTTACCAATCCTTCCTGTTCTCTTGTACCCTCTTCTGTGCTTCCTCCTGGCTTAG
- the P2RX4 gene encoding P2X purinoceptor 4 isoform X1, with the protein MVSCGAVQSFLFEYDTPRIVLIRSRKVGLINRGVQLAILAYVIGWVFVWEKGYQETDSVVSSVTTKVKGVTLTNTSSLGARIWDVADYVIPPQEENSVFVMTNVIFTLNQTQGQCPELPDDKTECGKNNSCVPGYVSTHSNGIQTGKCVNYNDSIKTCEVFAWCPVEDDYHIPKPAFLQGAENFTILVKNNIWYPKFNFTKRNILPTINSTYLKNCIYDSQTDPFCPIFRLGKIVEAAGQNFQEMAVEGGVMGLQIKWDCNLDRAASHCVPKYSFRRLDNKDTAHTVSPGYNFRFAKYYKDSSGIESRTLVKAYGIRFDIIVFGKAGKFDVIPTMINIGSGLALFGVATVLCDLVVLNCMKKKYYYREKKYKYVEDYEMGDNETYGTNS; encoded by the exons ATGGTGTCGTGCGGGGCCGTGCAGAGTTTTCTCTTCGAGTACGACACCCCCCGCATCGTCCTGATCCGCAGCCGCAAAGTGGGGCTCATCAACCGCGGGGTGCAGCTCGCCATCCTCGCTTACGTGATCGG CTGGGTCTTTGTGTGGGAGAAGGGCTACCAGGAAACAGATTCTGTGGTCAGTTCTGTAACCACAAAGGTGAAAGGAGTAACGCTGACAAACACATCCTCCTTGGGAGCCAGGATCTGGGATGTAGCTGACTATGTCATCCCTCCTCAG GAGGAGAACAGCGTGTTTGTCATGACCAATGTGATATTCACACTAAACCAGACCCAGGGCCAATGTCCAGAG CTTCCAGATGATAAAACAGAGTGCGGCAAGAACAACAGCTGTGTTCCAGGATATGTCAGCACCCACAGCAATG GCATCCAAACCGGGAAATGTGTAAATTACAACGACAGCATCAAGACCTGTGAAGTCTTTGCATGGTGCCCCGTGGAGGATGACTATCACATACCCAA GCCGGCGTTCCTGCAAGGAGCTGAGAACTTCACCATTCTGGTGAAGAACAATATTTGGTATCCCAAATTCAACTTCACCAA ACGAAATATCCTCCCCACTATCAACTCCACTTACCTCAAGAACTGCATCTATGACTCCCAGACAGATCCCTTCTGCCCTATCTTTCGTCTAGGGAAAATAGTTGAAGCTGCAGGGCAGAACTTCCAGGAGATGGCTGTGGAG GGTGGAGTCATGGGGCTGCAGATCAAATGGGACTGCAACCTTGACAGAGCTGCTTCCCACTGCGTGCCGAAATATTCCTTCCGGCGCCTTGACAACAAGGACACTGCCCACACCGTCTCGCCCGGGTACAACTTCAG gtttgcAAAATACTACAAGGATAGTAGTGGCATTGAATCACGGACACTTGTCAAAGCCTATGGAATCCGCTTTGATATCATAGTGTTTGGAAAG GCAGGAAAATTTGATGTAATTCCTACAATGATTAACATTGGCTCTGGCTTAGCGCTGTTTGGCGTG GCAACAGTGCTATGTGACCTTGTTGTCCTGAACTGCATGAAGAAGAAATACTACTATCGggagaagaaatacaaatatgtgGAGGATTATGAAATG GGAGACAACGAGACATACGGAACCAACTCCTga